CGGGAAAATGTCTGCGCCCTTGTGCAGGCCGAGCTGGACAAGGGAACAGACCCCTTTGCCCTTGTCAATGACGCGCTGATTCCGGCCATCACGGAAGTGGGGGAACGCTACGAACGGCGCGAATACTTTCTGCCCCAGCTCATCCGCGCCGCAGAAACCATGCAGACCGCCTTCAAAAAACTTAAACCGTTACTTGAAAAAAATCGCGGCAACGAGGAACGGCCCGTGGTGGTCATGGCCACGGTGGAAGGGGATATTCACGATATCGGCAAGAATATTGTGGCCCTGCTGCTGGGGAATCACGGCTTCGAAGTGGTGGACGCCGGAAAAGATGTGCCTGCCGAGACGATTGTGGCTTGCGCTTTGGAACACAAGGCGCGTATTATCGGCCTGTCGGCGCTGATGACCACCACCATGGTCCGCATGGAGGACACCATCCGCCTTGTCCGGGAACGGCAGCTGCCCATCCGGGTCATGGTGGGCGGGGCGGCGGTAACGCAGGCCTTTGCCGATGCCATTGGCGCGGATGCCTATTGTGAGGATGCCGTAAGCGCGGTGCGTGCGGCCAAAACCCTGTTGAGTTAGGTACCCATGAAAAAACTTTGTCTTGCGTTCCTTTTTGTCCTGTTGTTCCCGGTGCTGGCCCAGGCCGCGCCCATTCTTGGCGACCTGAACCGCAACGAGCTGACCCAGCTTGTCAAGGCCCACTCCGGCAAGGTGGTCATGCTCAACTTCTTTGCCACCTGGTGCCCGCCCTGCCGTCAGGAAATCCCCGAGCTGGAGCGCATCCACAAGACCTATGGCAGCAGGGGAGTGGTGATCATCGGGCTTTCCGTGGACGATGCGGACACACGCAAGCAGCTGCCGGCCTTTCTGGACAAGCTGGGGGTCAGCTATCCGTCCTATACGGCCAAGCGGGACCTTATCAATGCCTTTGGCATCAGCAGCATTCCCTTCAATGTCTTTTATGACAAGAGCGGCAAGGTGGTTCTGGCTGGCTCCGGCATGGTGGGCTACAAGGACCTTTCGGAAATCTTCGACAAACTTCTGGAAGACTAGGTTATGGCGTACGACTGGCCTGTGCGTAGGGCACACTTGGATGATGTAAAGGAAATGCACGCCCTGCTGCTGGACTGTGCTCAGAAGGGGCTGCTCCTGCCGCGTGCGCTCAGCTATCTTTTTGAGCATGTCCGCAATTTCTGGGTCATTGATGCCCCGGATGGCGGGCTGGCCGCCTGCTGTGCGCTGGCGCCGGTGTGGGATGACCTGGCCGAGATATGCTCCCTGGTGGTGCGCGAGGACTGCCGGCGTCAGGGCCTGGGCCGCAGGGTTGTGGAAGCCTGCCTTTCCGACTGTGATGTGCTGCGCGTCAAGCGGGTCTTTTCCCTGACCTATCAGGTGGAATTCTTCAGCACGCTGGGCTTTTCCACCATTAACAAGGGGGATCTGCCCCAGAAAATCTGGTCCAGCTGTGTCCATTGCCCCAAATATCCTGATCGCTGCGACGAAACGGCGGTGTTCAAACTGCTTGAAGGAACGCGCCCGTGAAAGATTGCCGCTGTGTTTTCAGCGCGGAGCGCATTGCCGCGCGCATTGGAGAAATGGGCAGGGAAATAGCCGCCTTCTATGGCAATGAGCCGCTGCTGGCGGTATGTGTTCTCAAGGGGGCGGTGCACTTTTTCAGCGATCTGACGCGCGCCATTCCGCTGGAACAGCTGGAACTGGACTTTATCCGTCTGTCCAGCTACGGGGCGGGCACGTCCACCAGCCATGAAGTCCGCCTGACCAAGGACCTGGAATGCGATGTGCGCGGCAGGCATGTGCTGGTGGTGGAAGATGTGGTGGATTCCGGCTGTTCGCTGCGGTATCTGCTGGACCTGCTCCAGCAGCGCGGCGCGCGCAGCGTGCAGGTGGCAGCCCTTGTGAACAAGAGTGAGCGGCGCGAAGTGGATGTGCCTGTGCGCTTCAGCGGGTTTGCGCTGGATTCCGGC
This DNA window, taken from uncultured Desulfovibrio sp., encodes the following:
- a CDS encoding TlpA disulfide reductase family protein, with product MKKLCLAFLFVLLFPVLAQAAPILGDLNRNELTQLVKAHSGKVVMLNFFATWCPPCRQEIPELERIHKTYGSRGVVIIGLSVDDADTRKQLPAFLDKLGVSYPSYTAKRDLINAFGISSIPFNVFYDKSGKVVLAGSGMVGYKDLSEIFDKLLED
- a CDS encoding N-acetyltransferase, producing MAYDWPVRRAHLDDVKEMHALLLDCAQKGLLLPRALSYLFEHVRNFWVIDAPDGGLAACCALAPVWDDLAEICSLVVREDCRRQGLGRRVVEACLSDCDVLRVKRVFSLTYQVEFFSTLGFSTINKGDLPQKIWSSCVHCPKYPDRCDETAVFKLLEGTRP
- the hpt gene encoding hypoxanthine phosphoribosyltransferase; protein product: MKDCRCVFSAERIAARIGEMGREIAAFYGNEPLLAVCVLKGAVHFFSDLTRAIPLEQLELDFIRLSSYGAGTSTSHEVRLTKDLECDVRGRHVLVVEDVVDSGCSLRYLLDLLQQRGARSVQVAALVNKSERREVDVPVRFSGFALDSGFIVGYGMDHAERYRALPAIYELLKV